A window of the Hordeum vulgare subsp. vulgare chromosome 5H, MorexV3_pseudomolecules_assembly, whole genome shotgun sequence genome harbors these coding sequences:
- the LOC123451780 gene encoding auxin-responsive protein SAUR36-like, which yields MTPPKKLAQLAKKFQRMLAARASARRQQHASDTADDECCSTSSSVVADEGHCVVYAADGERFEVPLAYLGTTVFAELLRMSEEEFGFASGSEGGRITLPCDAMVMEYVLCLVRRVASEEVERALLSSIAGHCHSYNASCTVPSMALSHKFALCT from the coding sequence ATGACCCCTCCAAAGAAGCTTGCTCAGCTGGCCAAGAAGTTCCAGCGGATGTTAGCAGCCAGAGCCAGTGCCCGCCGCCAGCAGCATGCCTCAGACACGGCCGACGACGAATGCTGCAGCACATCGTCTTCTGTGGTTGCCGATGAGGGCCACTGCGTGGTGTATGCCGCCGATGGAGAACGGTTCGAGGTCCCTTTGGCGTACCTCGGGACGACGGTCTTCGCCGAGCTCCTGAGGATGTCTGAGGAGGAATTTGGCTTCGCCAGCGGCAGCGAGGGAGGCCGTATCACGCTGCCCTGCGATGCCATGGTGATGGAGTACGTCTTGTGCCTGGTCAGGAGAGTGGCCTCTGAGGAGGTCGAGAGGGCGCTCTTGAGCTCCATTGCTGGGCACTGCCACAGCTACAATGCTAGCTGTACGGTGCCATCAATGGCACTCAGCCATAAATTTGCTCTTTGTACTTAG
- the LOC123451783 gene encoding auxin-responsive protein SAUR36-like has translation MAGAKRLAQLAKRVEALGRKRLTGSAKEDEDCCTSSPAKGHCVMYTADGRRFEVPLVYLGTTVFGELLRMSRDEFGSAADGKITLPCDAVVMEYIMCLLRRNASAAVEEAVLSSMLTPCHYTGSVMPTVGAGNQICCL, from the coding sequence ATGGCCGGTGCCAAGAGACTTGCTCAGCTGGCAAAGAGGGTGGAAGCACTCGGGAGGAAGAGGCTCACCGGGTCGGCCAAGGAAGACGAAGACTGCTGCACTTCTTCACCGGCCAAGGGCCACTGCGTCATGTACACGGCCGACGGGCGGCGCTTCGAGGTCCCGCTGGTGTACCTCGGCACGACGGTCTTCGGGGAGCTCCTGAGGATGTCTCGGGACGAGTTTGGCTCCGCGGCCGATGGCAAGATCACGCTGCCCTGCGACGCCGTGGTGATGGAGTACATCATGTGCTTGCTGAGGAGGAATGCCTCCGCCGCGGTCGAGGAAGCGGTGCTGAGCTCTATGCTGACGCCTTGCCACTACACTGGCTCTGTGATGCCTACCGTTGGAGCCGGCAATCAGATTTGCTGTTTGTAG